One Numenius arquata chromosome 9, bNumArq3.hap1.1, whole genome shotgun sequence DNA window includes the following coding sequences:
- the B3GNT5 gene encoding lactosylceramide 1,3-N-acetyl-beta-D-glucosaminyltransferase — translation MFVSPRRVRKCHFLQIFATCFILCLMIFWEPFDNHIVSHMKSYSYRYLINSYHFVNDSLSISRDNLDRVSSYQYLINHRDKCQQQDILLLLFVKTSPENRHRRDAIRQTWGNEKYVHSQLNANIKTLFALGRPTDRLQHMRLQRELLLEDQKYHDLIQQDFLDTFHNLTLKLLLQFSWVNAYCPHARFLMSADDDIFIHMPNLVAYLQSLAQMGVQDLWIGRVHRGSPPVRDKSSKYYVPYEMYQWPSYPDYTAGAAYVISSDVAAKVYEASLTLNTSLYIDDVFMGLCANKMGIVPQYHVFFSGEGKAPYHPCIYNKMMTSHGHVDDLHQLWKQATDPKVKKFSSGIWGRMYCRLVNIVLLCKLYYEDTYPCSAAFS, via the coding sequence ATGTTTGTTAGTCCCAGAAGAgtcagaaaatgccattttttgcagATATTTGCCACTTGCTTCATACTGTGTCTCATGATTTTTTGGGAACCATTTGATAATCACATTGTGAGCCATATGAAGTCCTATTCATACAGATACCTCATAAACAGCTACCATTTTGTGAACGACAGCCTGTCTATCAGCAGGGATAACCTGGACAGAGTATCAAGCTACCAGTACTTGATCAACCACAGAGACAAATGCCAGCAGCAGGATATCCTTCTCCTGTTGTTTGTGAAGACTTCTCCCGAAAACCGGCATCGGAGGGATGCAATTAGACAAACTTGGGGTAATGAGAAGTACGTTCATTCTCAACTTAATGCCAACATTAAAACCCTTTTTGCTCTAGGACGACCAACAGATCGTCTGCAGCACATGCGGCTGCAAAGAGAACTTCTTCTGGAAGACCAGAAATACCATGATTTGATTCAGCAAGACTTCTTGGATACTTTTCACAATCTCACTcttaaattgcttttgcagtttaGCTGGGTGAACGCCTACTGTCCGCATGCCCGGTTCCTCATGTCTGCAGATGACGATATATTTATCCATATGCCAAACCTTGTGGCTTATCTCCAAAGTCTAGCGCAAATGGGTGTTCAAGATCTCTGGATTGGCCGTGTCCACCGCGGATCCCCTCCCGTGAGAGACAAGAGTAGCAAATACTATGTTCCCTATGAAATGTACCAGTGGCCATCTTACCCTGACtacacagcaggagctgcctatGTCATATCCAGTGATGTAGCGGCTAAAGTGTATGAGGCTTCGTTGACTCTCAATACAAGTCTTTATATAGATGATGTTTTCATGGGTCTCTGTGCCAATAAAATGGGAATTGTACCACAatatcatgtatttttttctggggaaggaaAGGCTCCATATCATCCCTGCATTTATAACAAAATGATGACATCTCACGGACACGTAGATGATCTTCACCAGCTCTGGAAGCAGGCTACAGATCCCAAAGTCAAAAAGTTTTCTTCGGGGATTTGGGGTAGAATGTACTGCAGACTAGTCAATATTGTGCTTCTCTGTAAACTGTACTACGAGGACACGTACCCGTGTTCAGCTGCGTTTTCCTAA